A single window of Gossypium hirsutum isolate 1008001.06 chromosome A10, Gossypium_hirsutum_v2.1, whole genome shotgun sequence DNA harbors:
- the LOC107896211 gene encoding probable methyltransferase TCM_000331, producing MDAEMILHMNAADHEISYANNSSFQKQVILKIRPIIEESITDAFKKIVPVCMKVADLGCSSGPNVFLAIWHIIDTVHGICQQEQLKLPEFEVLLNDLPENNFNFVFKSIPGFYERLKKERGDMLQERCFIGGVAGSFYHRLLPTKSLHFVHSSYGIHWLSKVPVGLEDNKGNVYMARSSPPTVFKAYADQFQKNFTNSSRIWSLFNGVGNNFQFGPYSFSRILF from the exons ATGGATGCAGAAATGATTCTTCACATGAATGCAGCAGATCATGAAATTAGCTATGCTAATAATTCATCTTTTCAG AAACAAGTAATATTGAAAATAAGGCCAATTATTGAAGAATCTATCACAGATGCATTCAAGAAGATTGTTCCAGTTTGTATGAAGGTGGCAGACTTGGGTTGCTCTTCAGGTCCTAATGTCTTCTTGGCTATATGGCACATTATTGACACCGTTCATGGGATATGTCAACAAGAACAGTTGAAGTTACCCGAGTTTGAAGTGCTTCTAAATGATCTCCCAGAGAATAACTTCAATTTTGTGTTTAAGTCAATTCCTGGATTCTATGAGAGGCTTAAGAAAGAGAGAGGAGATATGTTGCAGGAAAGGTGTTTTATAGGAGGAGTTGCAGGTTCTTTCTATCACAGACTCCTTCCAACCAAAAGTTTGCACTTTGTGCATTCTTCCTATGGGATTCATTGGCTCTCAAAG GTCCCTGTTGGACTGGAGGACAACAAGGGGAACGTATACATGGCAAGATCAAGTCCTCCCACTGTTTTCAAAGCTTATGCAGACCAATTTCAGAAAAACTTCACAAATTCTTCACGAATTTGGTCACTCTTTAATGGGGTTGGAAATAAtttccaatttggtccctatTCCTTTTCTCgcattttattttag